CCATCCCAGATCCGTTTGTGGCGGCAGTCATTCAGTTATGTCGGTCAACCGGCGATGTTCCTTCCGGTTGAAATCACCGAGGAGGCAAGCGCTACCCAGGCACCTGACACGCCACCGACGCCAGCGCTCATCGAGATCTCGCTACGAAACGGTCGGTGCTTGAGGGTTCCGGCTGACATAGAGCTTAGGATGCTCGGGTCGTTGATCGCCTGCGTGGAGGCGGCATGATCGGGCCATCGGGAAATGTGCGGGTCTATCTGGCCTGCGGAGTGACGGATATGCGGCGCGGCATTGATGGCCTATCGGCGCTGGTCGAGACGGTCGTAAAGGAGGCCCCTGGCTCGGGCGCAATCTTCGGCTTCCGCGGAAAGCGCGCGGACCGGATCAAGCTTCTCTGGTGGGACGGTCAAGGGTTCTGCCTGTTCTACAAGATTTTGGAGCGCGG
This region of Agrobacterium vitis genomic DNA includes:
- the tnpA gene encoding IS66-like element accessory protein TnpA, with protein sequence MARMEIMSGSERRRRWSDEAKLRILAEADQPGVRIGDVARRHDIYPSQIRLWRQSFSYVGQPAMFLPVEITEEASATQAPDTPPTPALIEISLRNGRCLRVPADIELRMLGSLIACVEAA
- the tnpB gene encoding IS66 family insertion sequence element accessory protein TnpB (TnpB, as the term is used for proteins encoded by IS66 family insertion elements, is considered an accessory protein, since TnpC, encoded by a neighboring gene, is a DDE family transposase.); its protein translation is MIGPSGNVRVYLACGVTDMRRGIDGLSALVETVVKEAPGSGAIFGFRGKRADRIKLLWWDGQGFCLFYKILERGYFPWPTAKEGVAHLTQAQLSMLVEGIDWRRPAWTSAPGRTG